The Snodgrassella alvi wkB2 genome window below encodes:
- a CDS encoding two-partner secretion domain-containing protein: MNKNLFKVIFNKKRGQMMAVAENTIREGKSTADSTAGSTAIMNSKIKIAGLPVLAWSILLGFGLCTLVIDSSRAGSIHADTSAPKNQQPTILQTANGTPQINIRTPTKGGVSINQFRQMDVDKKGAILNNSRKNTATRLAGWIQANPWLSKGEARVIVNQINSTNPSQLNGYIEVAGRRAEVIIANPAGINVNGSGFINAAGVTLTTGKPLIRNGNLDGFEVRQGNISISGDGLNTGSSEYTRILSQAAQINAGIWANNLNITAGSNNTDAQGNITESVLTSAESKPLVAIDAGKLGGMYAGKIVLVSTDKGVGVNNAGQIYAGNGNLSIDANGYLSNSGSIVVSDQKSSGADIASVSLNADRVTNSGTVSSQGKMLVHSEQLENSGLLTTADEINIRQQKLHNQGEINAGRIDIIADNIHNQNGKIIQTGTQGLTLDLNKLDNSNNGLIGYAPEPDKPAPSDPEHKPETAIPASPPTTAAGSGQTVSAVNTHKTQFETGKIISSEGIINDNGQIIANGGIDLTSKTGLNNHGSLNLNKLTVSGEIFDNYQGKLSARQALINTNSIDNHQGEITTTELLSAKSGKLDNRKGKLQSVKDINIDSAQLDNSDNGLIAAQEQLSIQSKDINNSLDGKIQSGASLKLSTNNLNNRQGSIDSNSLILKANIVDNSKGAIRTNRQLKAQIGNSLNNQGGEFGSGEDILLNSEGEGRLIVDNSDGGKIIANKNAYLNTESIKNNKGIISSENLDLKAARAENTAGGVIQAGKQLKAQIEEKLDNTGGNIVSNEELLLNADGQSNLVLNNSENGKIQAGKHAVIHTTTLDNSNNGSIDADSIDLTANSVNNAAGAIRANQQLKVQIGNSLNNQGGEFGSGGDVLLNSEGESHLAVDNSDGGKIIAGKYAYLNTESIKNNNKGIISSENLDLKAARAENTAGGIIQAGKQLTAQIDEKLDNTGGNIVSNEELLLNADGSGNLVLNNSANGKIQAGKHAVIHASALDNSSNGSIDADRIDLIADSVNNAAGAIRTNRQLKAQIGSSLNNQGGEFGSGGDVLLNSEGESHLTVDNSNGGKIIAGKDAYLNTESIKNNNKGIISSENLHLKASVSLNNSTNGVIQSGKEAVIQASTLDNSNNGSIDADSIDLTADSVNNAAGAIRTNQQLKAQISNSLNNQGGEFGSGGDVLLNSEGESHLAVDNSNGGKIIAGKDAYLNTESIKNNNKGIISSENLHLKASVSINNSGNGVIQSGKEAVIQASTLDNSNNGSIDADSIDLTADSVNNAAGAIRTNQQLKAQIGNSLNNQGGEFGSGGDVLLNSEGESRLAVDNSNGGKIIAGKDAYLNTESIKNNNKGIISSEKNLDLKAARAENTAGGIIQAGKQLKAQIDEKLDNTGGNIASNEELLLNADGPGNLVLNNSANGKIQAGKGVVIQASTLDNSNNGSIDADSIDLTADSIDNTAGNIRANKQLNAQINQKLLNQYGQISSADNVNIHDQLHNTLEIDNTNNGKILAGNDLNLQAKKLDYASTDDAGIAAGHDASIDLTDDFNINGNISANAGLKLHSNGKIINNHNVIGDSVIIDASRIDNQAAGTIQSNKHTELNVQDSVINRGLINSNGLTLIQAGKLVDNVGTGRIYGDHVAIGTGSLLNREEITGNETKAAIIAARQQLDIGARDIVNKEQGYLLSEGDLAIGGKLDKQYHATGMADSLINSSARIEAKGNGNIAVNELRNLNNHFTLEEYLANPEQHIQQYLFPGQTEKWTEGVDGHYNERKKKNEHSEFYFNDGRPMAREEKTGITWWDFNRKTYKQRVSESRPGEIIIGGNLNISGSHWENNNSRILVGGSLIGADSLQLDNIESKGQQRVVDTGTLGGYKKSKSGSWPNRRTEYKRKVRGQINETTITTIDLEQPVSIIQQHMKVDSTDNTIIGVNNNTGNIENAGSVYTGSSSIGSSNSKHTDTVNVTSNNSVKDNVNADKTGSNDYNMSANNQPVDDNKTDSAKVPSIKTLTSLNNKLPNNSLYHIDPDNKGYLVETDPAFTNKNKWLSSNYMLEALGQDPEKIQKRLGDGYYEQRLINEQIDQLTGYRRLAGYDSDEDEYKALMDAGVSMAKTMGLVPGIALSADQVARLTSDIVWMVSQTVTMPDGSQQTVLVPQVYLMVRDGDLNTAGALISANNISLHTNKDINNQGTVAGRRIVDLGAHNLSNSGLISGQNVLLNATDNIDINGGTVQAQNFLGLQAKHINVNTITATHGDERNGGTVIDRVAGLYVTGNKNGILAVNSVEDLNFHGANIVNTATNGLTQLASSNGSVNLGTVQTASHTGYGELSARNHLALDHKDERGTQVIAGGDVTLFSGNTVNIRQSDINSTNGDINIYGNKGVNITEGRAKTDLDEAHYNKTRGTFSTKKSIDKYQKHNDEAVSSNITGSNIRIGSEQDINIRGSNVIADNQTLLHAGRDINIEAAENQYQVQEYHARKKSGLMGSGGFGFSIGSQKQTDDIAGNSLIHSGSNVGSLKGDTIIVAGNRYTQSGSTVSSPGGNVAVVAKQINVQAAQDQYSTDYVHTMKQSGITVGVNIPVVGAIQKAGTAIERTNKSKNDRINAMAAFNAGMDTYKAGSAVADIANNPQNAMNANVGITVGQQKLRMESHTKDTVASASRINAGGTVNLLATGAGKDSNINIIGSDVAGSRGTHLQADNEINLLAAEQSHSERSSNKSSGWNAGVAISYGSGGASLGVTAGGNLGKGHGNGDETSYRNSHVGSSSGSTSLSSGGATNIIGAQVIGKGVSIDAAELNIASLQDKAKYDSKQQNISGQVTVGYGASGSASYSKSKIKADYASVTEQSGIIAGDDGYQIKVKGNTDLKGAIITSASAAEAAGKNSLITGSLTSSDIKNHSDYSGSSIGIDVSGSISASKPERSQSDKKDNTNNKDSNNNNTNSDKKWSDSNNTSLGLGHDSDHDSSTTHSGINTSNIIITDETAQQQKTGKTVAEAIAAIHTDTSSEDYAGKAGYLANNFDKEKVLNELNIQVEVTKEFRQNSLGLINSYIDSRQAELRKKIKEETSEENKTELYKEIYKLQYQRRLLETVVNILAADPTAAITQGTLQLAATKLREESLANSRKSPGIVINKETGEVMNNVSYDSGYFDGVKLGGVRLHLDIICGSDNGRCETDDMNNLKKDEHGNYIFKGDSKYPTFADLMKDTTEVGGMFGLTGGFQPVQGGWYLPGLTIPYNKGDFSDDLIESFAGTHDYLGGQIWGWYGDDGNTSRNRNPFQNIASDTTTYVAIPASAPAALADFLNSDMFQLLYKLGK; encoded by the coding sequence ATGGCTGTTGCGGAAAATACTATTCGTGAAGGAAAAAGTACTGCAGACAGTACTGCCGGTAGTACCGCAATAATGAATAGCAAAATCAAGATTGCAGGTTTGCCTGTTCTGGCTTGGTCTATTCTGCTGGGTTTCGGTTTATGCACTCTAGTTATTGATTCCAGCCGAGCAGGTTCGATTCATGCTGATACTTCTGCACCGAAAAATCAGCAGCCGACCATTTTGCAAACAGCGAATGGAACACCGCAAATTAATATTCGAACACCTACTAAAGGCGGAGTTTCAATTAATCAGTTCCGGCAGATGGATGTAGACAAGAAAGGCGCTATTTTAAATAACAGCCGAAAAAATACGGCAACCAGGCTGGCCGGCTGGATACAGGCCAATCCATGGCTGAGTAAAGGTGAAGCCAGAGTTATTGTTAATCAGATTAATAGTACCAATCCCAGCCAGCTGAATGGCTATATAGAAGTAGCCGGCCGGCGTGCAGAAGTAATTATAGCCAATCCGGCGGGGATAAATGTGAATGGCAGCGGATTTATTAATGCAGCAGGAGTAACGCTGACTACAGGTAAGCCGCTAATCAGGAATGGAAATTTAGACGGCTTTGAAGTCCGGCAGGGTAATATCAGTATCAGTGGAGACGGTCTGAATACTGGTAGCAGTGAATACACACGCATTCTATCGCAGGCCGCACAGATTAATGCGGGTATCTGGGCAAATAATCTGAATATTACAGCAGGAAGCAATAATACAGATGCACAGGGAAATATAACTGAGTCTGTACTGACCTCTGCAGAGAGTAAACCTTTAGTAGCTATTGATGCAGGCAAACTGGGTGGTATGTATGCCGGTAAGATTGTACTGGTCAGTACTGATAAAGGCGTTGGTGTTAATAATGCGGGGCAGATTTATGCCGGTAATGGTAATTTAAGCATAGATGCTAATGGTTACCTGAGCAATAGCGGTAGTATTGTCGTTTCTGATCAGAAATCTTCTGGTGCTGATATTGCCAGTGTTTCCCTCAATGCTGACAGAGTAACGAATAGTGGAACAGTTTCAAGTCAGGGGAAAATGCTGGTTCATAGTGAGCAGTTAGAAAACAGTGGTTTACTGACTACTGCGGATGAAATCAATATCCGGCAGCAAAAACTGCATAATCAGGGAGAAATTAATGCCGGTCGGATAGATATTATTGCAGATAATATTCATAATCAGAACGGGAAGATTATTCAGACCGGTACTCAGGGTTTAACGCTGGATCTGAATAAGCTGGATAATAGTAATAATGGCCTGATTGGTTATGCCCCTGAGCCGGATAAGCCTGCTCCGTCTGACCCGGAGCATAAACCGGAAACGGCAATACCTGCTTCTCCTCCTACTACAGCCGCTGGTAGCGGACAAACAGTCTCTGCTGTTAATACCCATAAAACACAATTTGAAACCGGAAAAATTATTAGTAGTGAGGGAATAATTAATGATAATGGTCAGATTATTGCCAATGGCGGTATTGATTTAACCTCGAAGACTGGTCTGAATAATCATGGCAGTCTGAATCTGAATAAATTAACGGTAAGTGGTGAAATATTTGATAATTATCAAGGTAAGCTCAGTGCCCGGCAGGCATTAATTAATACCAATAGCATTGATAATCATCAGGGTGAAATTACTACAACAGAATTATTATCGGCAAAAAGTGGCAAACTGGATAACAGAAAAGGTAAATTACAGTCGGTAAAGGATATTAATATAGACAGTGCCCAGCTGGATAACAGTGATAATGGTCTGATTGCGGCTCAGGAACAGCTAAGCATACAAAGTAAAGATATAAATAACAGTCTGGACGGAAAAATTCAGTCCGGTGCATCTCTTAAACTGAGTACGAATAACCTGAATAACCGGCAGGGCAGTATTGATAGTAATAGTCTGATATTAAAAGCCAATATTGTTGATAACAGTAAAGGTGCTATCCGGACAAACCGTCAGTTAAAGGCACAGATTGGCAACAGCCTGAATAATCAGGGCGGAGAATTCGGCAGTGGCGAAGATATATTACTCAACAGTGAAGGCGAAGGCCGTCTGATTGTTGATAACAGTGACGGCGGAAAAATCATAGCGAATAAAAATGCCTATCTGAATACAGAAAGTATTAAAAATAATAAAGGGATAATAAGCAGTGAAAATCTGGATCTGAAGGCAGCACGCGCAGAGAATACAGCAGGGGGTGTTATTCAGGCTGGTAAACAGTTAAAGGCGCAGATTGAAGAAAAGCTGGATAACACAGGAGGAAATATTGTAAGTAATGAAGAATTACTGCTGAATGCTGACGGACAAAGTAATCTGGTATTGAATAACAGTGAAAACGGCAAGATTCAGGCCGGCAAACATGCAGTTATTCATACGACGACACTGGATAACAGCAATAATGGCAGTATAGATGCAGACAGTATTGATCTGACAGCAAACAGTGTAAACAATGCTGCCGGAGCGATACGGGCAAATCAGCAGTTAAAGGTACAGATTGGCAACAGCCTGAATAATCAGGGCGGAGAATTCGGCAGTGGCGGAGATGTGTTGCTTAACAGTGAAGGTGAAAGTCATCTGGCTGTTGATAACAGTGACGGCGGAAAAATCATAGCAGGTAAATATGCCTATCTGAATACAGAAAGTATTAAAAATAATAATAAAGGGATAATAAGCAGTGAGAATCTGGATCTGAAGGCAGCACGCGCAGAAAATACGGCAGGGGGTATTATTCAGGCTGGTAAACAGCTAACGGCGCAGATTGATGAAAAGCTGGATAACACAGGAGGAAATATTGTAAGTAATGAAGAATTACTGCTAAATGCTGACGGATCAGGCAATCTGGTATTGAATAACAGCGCAAATGGCAAGATTCAGGCCGGCAAACATGCAGTTATTCATGCATCGGCACTGGATAACAGCAGTAATGGAAGTATAGATGCAGACAGAATTGATTTGATAGCGGATAGTGTAAATAATGCAGCCGGAGCTATCCGGACAAACCGCCAGTTAAAGGCACAGATTGGCAGCAGCCTGAATAATCAGGGCGGAGAATTTGGTAGTGGCGGAGATGTGTTGCTCAACAGTGAAGGCGAAAGCCATTTGACTGTTGATAACAGTAACGGCGGAAAAATCATAGCCGGTAAAGATGCCTATCTGAATACGGAAAGTATTAAAAATAATAATAAAGGGATAATAAGCAGTGAAAATCTGCATCTTAAGGCATCGGTAAGTTTAAACAACAGTACAAATGGTGTGATTCAGTCGGGCAAAGAGGCTGTAATTCAAGCATCGACACTGGATAACAGTAATAATGGCAGCATAGATGCAGACAGTATTGATCTGACAGCAGATAGTGTAAACAATGCAGCCGGAGCTATCCGGACAAATCAGCAGTTAAAGGCACAGATTAGCAATAGTCTGAATAATCAGGGCGGAGAATTCGGCAGTGGCGGAGATGTGTTGCTCAACAGTGAAGGCGAAAGTCATCTGGCTGTTGATAACAGTAACGGCGGAAAAATCATAGCCGGTAAAGATGCCTATCTGAATACGGAAAGTATTAAAAATAATAATAAAGGGATAATAAGCAGTGAAAATCTGCATCTTAAGGCATCAGTAAGTATAAACAACAGTGGAAATGGTGTGATTCAGTCGGGCAAAGAGGCAGTAATTCAAGCATCGACACTGGATAACAGCAATAATGGCAGCATAGATGCAGACAGTATTGATCTGACAGCAGACAGTGTAAACAATGCAGCCGGAGCTATCAGGACAAATCAGCAGTTAAAGGCACAGATTGGTAATAGTCTGAATAATCAGGGCGGAGAATTCGGCAGTGGCGGAGATGTGTTGCTTAACAGTGAAGGCGAAAGCCGTCTGGCTGTTGATAACAGTAACGGCGGAAAAATCATAGCCGGTAAAGATGCCTATCTAAATACGGAAAGTATTAAAAATAATAATAAAGGAATAATAAGCAGTGAGAAGAATCTGGATCTGAAGGCAGCACGCGCAGAGAATACAGCAGGGGGTATTATTCAGGCTGGTAAACAGTTAAAGGCGCAGATTGACGAAAAGCTGGATAATACGGGAGGAAATATTGCAAGTAATGAAGAGTTACTGCTAAATGCTGATGGTCCAGGCAATCTGGTATTGAATAACAGCGCAAATGGCAAGATTCAGGCCGGTAAAGGGGTAGTTATTCAAGCATCGACACTGGATAACAGCAATAATGGCAGTATAGATGCAGACAGTATTGATCTAACAGCGGACAGTATTGATAACACTGCTGGTAACATTCGTGCCAATAAGCAGCTAAATGCACAAATCAATCAGAAACTGCTTAATCAGTATGGACAAATCAGTAGCGCAGACAATGTAAATATTCATGATCAGCTGCATAATACTTTGGAAATTGATAATACCAATAACGGTAAAATTCTTGCTGGAAATGATTTAAATTTACAGGCCAAAAAACTGGATTATGCCAGTACTGACGATGCTGGTATAGCTGCCGGTCATGATGCATCTATAGATTTAACAGATGATTTTAATATTAACGGGAATATAAGTGCTAATGCTGGTCTGAAATTGCATAGTAATGGTAAAATAATTAATAATCATAATGTTATCGGTGATAGTGTTATTATTGATGCCAGCCGGATAGATAATCAGGCAGCCGGTACTATTCAGAGTAATAAGCATACAGAATTAAATGTGCAGGACAGTGTAATTAACCGAGGTCTGATAAACAGTAATGGTCTGACTCTGATTCAGGCTGGAAAACTTGTAGATAACGTTGGTACTGGACGCATTTACGGAGACCATGTGGCGATAGGTACCGGCAGTCTGTTAAATCGAGAAGAAATAACAGGTAATGAAACTAAGGCAGCAATTATTGCTGCACGCCAGCAGCTGGATATAGGTGCCAGAGATATAGTCAATAAGGAGCAGGGCTATTTACTCAGTGAAGGTGATCTTGCTATTGGCGGAAAGCTGGACAAACAATATCATGCTACCGGAATGGCCGATAGTCTGATAAACAGCAGTGCGCGTATTGAGGCAAAAGGTAATGGAAATATTGCTGTAAATGAATTACGTAATCTGAATAATCATTTTACTCTTGAAGAGTATCTGGCAAATCCTGAGCAGCATATTCAACAGTATTTATTCCCCGGTCAGACAGAGAAATGGACAGAGGGAGTGGACGGGCATTACAATGAAAGAAAGAAGAAAAATGAACATTCTGAATTTTATTTTAATGATGGTCGTCCTATGGCCAGAGAGGAAAAAACTGGTATCACATGGTGGGATTTTAACCGCAAAACTTATAAACAGCGTGTCAGTGAAAGCAGACCGGGTGAAATTATTATTGGCGGTAATTTAAATATAAGCGGCAGCCATTGGGAAAATAATAACAGCCGGATTCTGGTAGGCGGTAGTCTGATTGGTGCAGATTCTTTACAGTTGGATAATATTGAAAGTAAAGGTCAGCAGCGTGTGGTTGATACCGGTACATTAGGCGGATATAAAAAAAGTAAAAGTGGTAGCTGGCCGAACAGGCGTACTGAATATAAGCGTAAAGTAAGAGGTCAGATAAACGAGACCACAATCACGACTATTGATCTTGAACAACCTGTTAGCATTATCCAGCAACATATGAAAGTTGATTCTACAGACAATACCATTATTGGGGTAAACAATAATACCGGTAACATAGAGAATGCAGGAAGTGTATATACGGGTAGTTCATCTATTGGCAGTTCCAATAGTAAGCATACAGATACAGTCAATGTTACGAGCAATAATTCAGTTAAAGATAATGTCAATGCTGATAAGACAGGCAGTAACGATTACAATATGTCAGCTAATAATCAGCCTGTAGATGATAATAAGACTGATAGTGCAAAGGTTCCCAGTATTAAAACACTTACCAGTCTGAATAATAAATTACCTAATAATAGTTTGTATCATATTGATCCGGATAATAAAGGTTATCTGGTTGAAACCGATCCGGCATTTACCAATAAAAATAAATGGCTTAGTAGCAACTATATGTTAGAAGCGCTGGGTCAGGATCCGGAAAAAATACAGAAGCGCTTAGGGGATGGTTATTACGAACAAAGACTGATTAATGAACAAATAGATCAGTTAACCGGTTATCGCCGCCTTGCAGGATATGACAGTGATGAAGATGAATATAAGGCATTAATGGATGCTGGTGTAAGCATGGCGAAAACCATGGGACTGGTACCGGGAATCGCTCTGAGTGCCGATCAGGTAGCACGCCTGACCAGTGATATTGTCTGGATGGTAAGTCAGACTGTTACTATGCCTGATGGAAGTCAGCAAACTGTACTGGTCCCGCAGGTATATCTGATGGTGCGTGACGGAGATTTAAATACTGCCGGTGCATTAATCAGTGCTAATAATATCAGTCTGCATACTAATAAGGATATTAATAATCAGGGTACAGTGGCCGGTCGCAGAATTGTAGATCTGGGTGCACATAATCTTAGTAATAGTGGTCTGATCAGCGGGCAAAATGTGCTGCTTAATGCAACTGACAATATTGATATTAATGGCGGTACCGTTCAGGCACAGAATTTTCTTGGTCTGCAGGCAAAACATATAAATGTTAACACTATCACGGCAACTCACGGTGATGAGCGCAATGGCGGTACCGTGATTGATCGTGTGGCAGGACTGTATGTAACAGGCAATAAAAATGGGATTTTGGCAGTTAATAGTGTAGAGGATCTGAATTTTCATGGTGCCAATATTGTGAATACAGCAACCAACGGTCTGACTCAGCTGGCCAGCAGCAACGGAAGTGTCAATCTGGGTACGGTTCAGACTGCAAGTCACACCGGTTATGGTGAACTCAGTGCCAGGAACCATCTGGCACTGGATCATAAAGATGAAAGAGGAACTCAAGTTATTGCCGGAGGTGATGTTACATTATTTTCTGGCAATACTGTTAATATCCGGCAGAGTGATATTAACAGTACTAATGGTGATATTAATATTTATGGTAATAAAGGGGTTAATATTACCGAGGGCAGAGCAAAAACAGATCTGGATGAGGCTCATTACAATAAAACAAGAGGAACTTTTTCCACTAAAAAAAGTATAGATAAATATCAGAAACATAATGATGAAGCAGTAAGCAGTAATATTACCGGTAGCAATATCCGTATTGGTAGTGAACAGGATATTAATATCCGCGGCAGCAATGTTATTGCAGATAATCAGACTTTATTACATGCCGGTCGTGATATTAATATCGAGGCAGCTGAGAATCAGTATCAGGTACAGGAATATCATGCCAGAAAAAAATCCGGTCTGATGGGTAGTGGCGGGTTTGGTTTCTCTATTGGCAGTCAGAAACAAACCGATGACATTGCCGGAAATTCCCTTATTCATAGCGGCAGCAATGTTGGCAGTCTGAAAGGTGATACGATTATTGTTGCCGGTAATCGTTATACGCAAAGTGGCAGTACAGTTTCTTCCCCTGGAGGTAATGTTGCTGTTGTAGCTAAACAAATAAATGTGCAGGCAGCTCAGGATCAGTACAGCACCGATTATGTGCATACTATGAAGCAAAGTGGTATTACAGTAGGTGTAAACATACCTGTAGTTGGTGCTATTCAAAAAGCCGGAACTGCAATTGAGCGTACAAATAAAAGCAAAAATGATCGTATCAATGCTATGGCTGCCTTTAATGCCGGTATGGACACATATAAAGCAGGTAGTGCTGTTGCGGATATTGCCAATAATCCCCAAAATGCTATGAATGCTAATGTCGGTATAACAGTTGGTCAGCAGAAGCTTCGTATGGAGAGTCACACGAAAGATACTGTAGCCTCTGCTAGCCGCATTAATGCTGGTGGAACAGTCAATTTACTGGCAACGGGCGCAGGCAAAGACTCTAATATCAACATCATCGGATCAGATGTGGCAGGCAGCAGAGGCACACACTTACAAGCAGATAACGAAATTAACCTGCTTGCAGCAGAACAAAGCCACAGCGAACGCAGCAGTAATAAATCCAGCGGCTGGAATGCTGGGGTGGCTATCAGCTATGGCTCTGGTGGTGCATCTCTGGGTGTTACAGCCGGGGGCAATCTGGGTAAAGGCCATGGTAACGGAGACGAAACCAGCTACCGTAACAGCCATGTCGGCAGCAGCAGCGGCAGTACCAGTCTCAGTAGTGGCGGTGCTACCAACATCATAGGTGCACAGGTAATCGGAAAAGGCGTAAGTATAGATGCAGCCGAGCTGAACATAGCCAGTCTGCAGGACAAAGCCAAATATGACAGTAAACAGCAGAATATCAGCGGGCAGGTTACTGTAGGCTACGGTGCATCGGGATCGGCCAGCTATAGCAAGAGCAAAATCAAGGCCGATTATGCCAGTGTCACTGAACAAAGCGGTATAATAGCTGGAGATGACGGCTATCAGATTAAAGTCAAAGGCAATACAGATCTGAAAGGGGCCATCATCACCTCTGCCAGTGCCGCAGAAGCAGCAGGTAAAAACAGCCTGATTACCGGCAGTCTTACCAGCAGTGACATCAAAAATCACAGCGATTACAGTGGTAGCAGCATTGGTATTGATGTCAGTGGCAGTATAAGTGCATCTAAACCAGAGCGAAGTCAGTCAGACAAAAAAGATAATACCAATAATAAAGATAGTAATAACAATAACACTAATTCCGATAAGAAGTGGTCTGACAGTAATAACACCTCACTTGGACTTGGTCATGATAGTGATCACGACAGTAGTACTACTCATAGTGGTATCAATACCAGCAATATCATCATTACAGATGAAACAGCGCAGCAGCAGAAAACTGGTAAAACCGTAGCAGAAGCCATAGCAGCTATTCATACTGACACCAGCAGCGAAGATTATGCTGGTAAGGCTGGCTATTTGGCCAACAACTTTGACAAGGAAAAAGTGCTTAATGAATTAAATATTCAGGTAGAAGTTACTAAAGAATTCCGTCAGAACAGCCTTGGATTAATTAACTCTTATATCGATTCCAGACAGGCAGAGCTGAGGAAAAAAATCAAAGAAGAAACATCAGAAGAAAATAAAACAGAACTGTATAAAGAGATTTATAAACTGCAATATCAGCGGCGTTTACTGGAAACAGTAGTCAATATACTGGCCGCTGATCCAACTGCTGCCATTACTCAGGGTACTTTACAGCTGGCAGCCACTAAGTTACGTGAAGAAAGTCTGGCCAATTCCAGAAAATCGCCTGGAATAGTAATTAACAAGGAAACTGGAGAAGTAATGAATAATGTTTCCTATGATAGTGGATATTTTGATGGTGTTAAGCTTGGTGGGGTACGATTGCATTTAGATATTATCTGTGGCAGCGATAATGGACGTTGTGAAACAGATGATATGAACAATCTGAAAAAAGATGAACATGGTAATTATATATTTAAAGGAGATTCTAAGTATCCGACGTTTGCTGATCTAATGAAGGATACAACAGAGGTGGGTGGTATGTTTGGTCTTACCGGCGGCTTCCAGCCGGTGCAAGGTGGCTGGTATCTGCCCGGGCTGACGATTCCGTATAATAAGGGTGATTTCTCTGATGATTTGATAGAATCCTTTGCCGGAACACATGATTATCTTGGCGGACAGATATGGGGCTGGTATGGGGATGACGGAAACACTTCACGCAACCGTAATCCGTTTCAGAATATAGCATCAGATACGACAACATATGTAGCAATACCCGCCTCAGCACCGGCTGCTTTGGCTGATTTTCTGAATTCAGATATGTTTCAGTTATTATACAAATTAGGAAAATAA